Proteins encoded in a region of the bacterium BMS3Abin02 genome:
- the fadB2 gene encoding 3-hydroxybutyryl-CoA dehydrogenase, translated as MKVGIVGSGLMGSGIAEACARAGLDVVISEVSDELITKGRARIERSLDRAVERGKLEAADRDTALARIRFTTDLTDMHDRQIVIEAATEHEATKLGIFSSLDEIVEATDAILASNTSSIPIARLGRATRRPESVIGIHFFNPVPVMQLVEVTPSILTSKETIAGADAFAGDVLGKKVIHAKDQAGFIVNALLIPMLLNAIRMVESGLATAEEIDTGVVEGLRHPMGPLTLTDFVGLDTTKYVADVLYEEFKNPSFAAPPLLVRMVEAGLLGKKSGKGFYDYS; from the coding sequence ATGAAGGTCGGGATCGTCGGTTCAGGGTTGATGGGATCCGGGATCGCGGAAGCGTGTGCCCGTGCAGGCCTGGACGTCGTCATATCGGAGGTCAGCGACGAGCTCATCACGAAGGGTCGTGCCCGCATCGAGCGATCTTTGGACAGAGCGGTCGAGCGAGGCAAGTTGGAGGCCGCAGATCGTGACACCGCTCTGGCCAGGATCCGTTTCACCACCGACCTGACAGACATGCACGATCGTCAAATCGTGATCGAGGCCGCCACCGAACATGAGGCCACAAAGCTGGGTATCTTCTCGTCACTCGACGAAATCGTCGAGGCGACCGACGCCATCCTCGCATCGAACACGTCGTCGATTCCGATTGCACGGCTCGGTCGGGCCACCAGGCGACCCGAGTCGGTGATCGGCATCCATTTCTTCAACCCGGTCCCGGTGATGCAACTCGTCGAGGTGACCCCTTCGATCCTGACCTCCAAGGAGACCATCGCCGGAGCCGACGCGTTCGCCGGGGACGTACTGGGCAAGAAAGTCATCCACGCCAAGGACCAGGCCGGGTTCATCGTCAATGCACTGCTGATCCCGATGCTGCTCAACGCCATCCGCATGGTCGAGTCGGGCCTCGCCACCGCCGAAGAGATCGACACCGGTGTGGTCGAAGGCCTCCGTCACCCGATGGGACCATTGACCTTGACCGACTTCGTAGGTCTCGACACGACCAAGTACGTTGCAGACGTCCTCTATGAGGAGTTCAAGAACCCTTCGTTCGCAGCCCCACCACTGCTGGTGCGGATGGTCGAGGCGGGCCTGCTGGGCAAGAAGAGTGGAAAGGGCTTCTACGACTACTCCTGA
- the barA_2 gene encoding signal transduction histidine-protein kinase BarA: MVFGVVAVLSVVATVVTQRLVDRQIEARLALNGEALVASIQEGMQDVGHYLAALGGLFQASQEVTADEYRRFTTNMKLQAGMAGIAYMPVVDAADLGAFEEQMAAKIPGYEVFEIDAEGNRVPVQHRDMYFPIQYFEPSDALGRPLGLDAGSPPGRLPYLMEALTSGRTVATPLVPLAITGEEAFIVYRPVIGASGTVEALVGSPVLLADLMSDWVPSGLASVLEWTVRDITDQVPNLAGSASPDLHLQLLPPVGKGMVHTDTIRVASRIWQVDVTPAAGSRLLADRYQTHWILFAGLAIGLMAAAAVYAFSHRSEAMRQVEALTEVLDAKDQFIASVSHELRTPLTGVLGFAEVLRDQAARLSPDERDEMVAAIADEASDLARIIDDLLVMGRAEHGTLTVVAVPVDLRAQAAQVLEGLNLAAEIPIEVTLPDARAVADPGRVRQIIRNLVTNAVVYGGSNIRVVIEPVGETLVVKVIDDGAGIPPEDSEKIFQPYYRSHTTAGRPGSIGLGLSVSRMLAQRMGGDLSHRLADGETIFQLTLPAKAPRSDSPGLTDVTDTPKIRRSRDRSASTRPRTYQS; the protein is encoded by the coding sequence GTGGTCTTTGGGGTTGTGGCCGTCCTTTCGGTGGTCGCGACCGTGGTGACGCAACGTCTCGTAGACCGTCAGATCGAGGCCCGGTTGGCCTTGAATGGTGAGGCACTGGTTGCGTCGATCCAGGAGGGCATGCAGGATGTCGGACACTATCTGGCAGCGCTCGGAGGGCTGTTTCAGGCCAGTCAAGAAGTGACCGCCGATGAGTACCGACGGTTCACGACCAACATGAAGTTGCAGGCCGGGATGGCGGGGATCGCCTATATGCCGGTTGTGGATGCCGCAGATCTCGGTGCATTCGAGGAGCAGATGGCGGCGAAGATTCCCGGCTATGAGGTGTTCGAGATCGACGCCGAGGGCAACCGGGTTCCGGTACAGCACCGGGACATGTACTTCCCCATCCAGTACTTCGAGCCGTCCGACGCCCTCGGGCGCCCCCTGGGCCTCGATGCAGGATCGCCCCCCGGGCGGCTCCCCTACCTCATGGAGGCCTTGACGAGTGGACGAACCGTCGCCACGCCACTGGTGCCGTTGGCGATAACAGGCGAGGAAGCATTCATCGTCTACAGGCCCGTCATAGGTGCCTCGGGAACGGTCGAAGCGCTGGTCGGCAGCCCGGTGCTGCTCGCCGATCTGATGTCGGATTGGGTACCGAGCGGCCTCGCCAGCGTGCTGGAGTGGACGGTACGCGACATCACCGATCAAGTGCCGAACCTCGCGGGGTCGGCTTCGCCGGATCTGCACCTCCAGCTCCTGCCTCCCGTGGGGAAGGGCATGGTCCACACCGACACCATTCGGGTGGCGAGCCGCATCTGGCAAGTCGACGTGACGCCCGCCGCCGGCTCACGTCTCCTGGCCGACCGTTACCAGACACATTGGATTCTCTTCGCCGGCCTGGCGATCGGGTTGATGGCTGCCGCCGCCGTCTACGCGTTCTCGCATAGATCCGAGGCGATGCGCCAGGTGGAGGCACTTACCGAGGTGCTCGACGCCAAAGACCAGTTCATCGCCAGCGTGTCCCACGAACTGCGGACTCCCCTCACCGGCGTGTTGGGTTTTGCCGAGGTTCTCCGCGACCAGGCGGCGAGACTCTCCCCCGACGAGCGGGATGAGATGGTTGCAGCCATAGCCGATGAAGCGTCCGACTTGGCACGGATCATCGATGACCTCCTCGTGATGGGAAGGGCAGAGCACGGGACACTCACCGTGGTCGCCGTGCCGGTCGATCTGCGAGCTCAAGCCGCGCAGGTCCTCGAAGGGCTCAACCTCGCCGCCGAGATCCCCATTGAGGTCACCCTCCCTGATGCTCGCGCGGTGGCCGACCCGGGGCGAGTTCGTCAGATCATCCGAAATCTCGTCACCAACGCCGTTGTCTATGGCGGCTCCAACATCCGAGTGGTCATCGAGCCGGTCGGTGAAACGCTCGTCGTCAAAGTCATCGACGACGGAGCCGGGATACCGCCGGAAGATTCGGAGAAGATCTTTCAGCCGTACTACCGCTCGCACACCACTGCAGGCAGACCGGGTTCGATCGGGCTCGGTTTGAGCGTTTCCCGGATGCTGGCGCAGCGCATGGGCGGTGACCTCTCCCACCGGCTGGCCGACGGCGAAACCATCTTCCAGCTCACCCTGCCCGCCAAGGCGCCAAGAAGCGACAGTCCGGGTCTCACCGATGTCACGGACACTCCGAAGATCCGCAGATCACGAGATCGATCTGCCTCTACACGACCACGAACGTATCAATCATGA
- a CDS encoding putative multidrug export ATP-binding/permease protein — protein MTDSVDHRPLTRLWRYAAAHRSRIVAATVFSILNKAFDLAPPVLIGMAIDVVVRRQDSFLSRFGFTDTREQLIVLAILTFVIWALESAFEYAYAVTWRNLAQAIQHDLRVDGYAHVQKLDLAYFEDHSTGGLMAILNNDVNQLERFLDGGANDMLQVITTVVLIGAMFFALAPTVAWMAFLPIPFILWGSFRFQQRIAPRYAEVREYAGMINEYLSNNLTGITTIKSFTAEAREEERIAEASRRYQEANQRAIKLSSAFSPLIRIVILVGFTATLIAGGFLTLQGGIQVGAYSVMVFLTQRLLWPLTRLGQTFDLYQRAMASTNRVLDLLDSRASIVDGPTSLPSESTRGHIEFDHVEFSYDPGFPVIEDLSISIPAGRTTAIVGATGSGKTTLIKLLLRFYDVTGGSIRIEDHEIRDLSLTSLRQAMGLVSQDVYLFHGTVRENIAYGKPDATLDEIITAAKIAEAHGFILELPDGYESIVGERGQKLSGGQRQRISIARAVLADPPILILDEATSSVDNETEAAIQRSLELITRNRTTIAIAHRLSTIRHADRIFVLDRGKVVEEGSHDDLIDLDGLYASLWRVQTGQAVAWHIDTRSRDASGE, from the coding sequence ATGACAGACTCCGTCGATCACCGCCCGTTGACGCGCCTCTGGCGCTACGCCGCCGCCCACCGATCGCGCATCGTTGCGGCGACGGTGTTCTCGATTCTGAACAAGGCATTCGACCTCGCTCCACCCGTCCTGATCGGTATGGCCATCGATGTCGTGGTCCGGCGCCAGGATTCCTTTCTCTCCCGATTCGGCTTCACCGACACCCGTGAACAGTTGATTGTGCTGGCGATCTTGACGTTCGTCATCTGGGCACTCGAATCCGCCTTCGAGTACGCGTATGCCGTCACCTGGCGCAATCTCGCTCAAGCCATCCAGCACGACCTGCGTGTCGACGGGTATGCACACGTGCAGAAACTGGACCTTGCCTACTTCGAAGACCACTCGACAGGCGGCCTCATGGCGATCCTCAACAACGACGTCAACCAGCTGGAACGGTTCCTCGATGGCGGTGCCAACGACATGCTCCAGGTGATCACGACGGTGGTACTCATCGGCGCCATGTTTTTCGCTCTCGCCCCGACCGTCGCCTGGATGGCCTTTTTGCCGATCCCGTTCATCCTTTGGGGATCGTTCCGATTCCAGCAACGCATCGCGCCACGGTACGCGGAAGTGCGCGAATACGCCGGGATGATCAACGAGTACCTCTCGAACAACCTCACCGGCATCACCACGATCAAGAGCTTCACCGCAGAGGCACGGGAAGAGGAGCGGATCGCCGAAGCCAGCCGCCGCTATCAGGAGGCCAACCAGCGGGCGATCAAGCTCAGTTCTGCGTTCTCCCCTCTCATCCGGATCGTCATCCTCGTCGGGTTCACCGCCACGCTGATCGCAGGCGGCTTCCTCACCCTGCAGGGAGGAATCCAAGTGGGCGCCTACAGCGTGATGGTGTTCCTGACCCAGCGGCTGCTCTGGCCCCTCACCCGTCTCGGACAGACCTTCGATCTGTACCAGAGAGCGATGGCGTCCACGAACCGAGTACTCGACCTTCTCGACAGTCGGGCGTCGATCGTCGACGGGCCGACGTCGCTGCCGTCGGAATCGACCCGGGGCCACATCGAATTCGACCACGTCGAGTTCTCCTACGACCCAGGATTCCCGGTCATCGAGGATCTGAGCATCTCGATCCCCGCCGGCCGTACGACCGCGATCGTCGGTGCAACCGGATCGGGCAAGACGACACTCATCAAGCTCCTCCTCAGGTTCTATGACGTCACCGGAGGGTCCATCCGCATCGAAGACCACGAGATTCGTGATCTCTCCCTGACGTCCTTGCGCCAGGCCATGGGTTTGGTCAGCCAGGATGTGTACCTGTTCCATGGCACGGTGCGTGAGAACATCGCATACGGGAAGCCGGATGCGACACTCGACGAGATCATCACAGCCGCCAAGATCGCCGAAGCCCACGGTTTCATCCTCGAACTCCCCGACGGATACGAATCGATCGTCGGTGAACGCGGGCAGAAGCTGTCCGGTGGCCAGCGCCAGCGGATCTCCATTGCCAGGGCTGTCCTGGCCGACCCGCCGATCCTCATCCTCGACGAGGCGACATCGTCGGTCGACAACGAGACGGAAGCAGCCATTCAGCGATCACTGGAGTTGATCACGCGAAACAGGACGACGATCGCGATCGCTCATCGGCTCTCGACGATCCGGCATGCCGACCGGATTTTCGTCCTCGATCGCGGGAAGGTCGTGGAGGAAGGTTCCCACGACGACCTCATCGACCTCGACGGCCTGTACGCATCCTTGTGGAGAGTGCAGACCGGGCAGGCGGTCGCCTGGCACATCGACACCCGTTCTCGTGACGCTTCAGGGGAGTAA